One genomic segment of Coffea arabica cultivar ET-39 chromosome 6e, Coffea Arabica ET-39 HiFi, whole genome shotgun sequence includes these proteins:
- the LOC113695101 gene encoding glutamate receptor 2.8, whose translation MQSIKNDHHMFFLFTLLSLMFRAQSVAASSEIHATARSTYSSINIGAVLDLNSPMGTMIDLCMSMALSDFYSIHSNYKTRLFLHTASAEEELDVASAVLEMLKNQEVHGVLGPEWSKEATFVVELGARAHVPVISFTAKNRAFSRSPSPYFVRTTPDDLYQVKSLTAICQGFEWHEVVILYEDTEDGNLFVSKLNKAFQEVDIQLSYISAISTSAEDVYITKELSKLMTKQTRVFLVHMNILLGNRLFDLARKAGMMSEGYAWLITDSLSNSLTSVDTSSMEGVLGLRPHVPKSKNLDNFRAKWKRNALLRKPQSEIMELNVYGLWAYDTVWALALAIERSLSPGSDLLESSQGDNRSDISNITISQFGSRILAELLYTKFTGLCGEFKLVDGQLQTSAFEIINLIGTGYRTVGYWSPDGGISSKLASTGESTYSTSTKELRAIMWPGDTLVTPKGWAIPTTGKIKVGVPKKSEFTEFTNIQKDPVTNQFNFSGLSIDVFLASLKLLPFKLEYEFIPYLNTSRDLNGSYDHMLHKILDKTYDFVVGDVTILANRSTFIDFTLPYTESGVVMVVKNKKNIDMWTFLKPLRWDLWLTIVLACIFIGFVVRMLEHQRNNTNTGSLTPNEQPFGLFFWFPIAALAFPERNMVANKWSMFVLVVWLFVAYILMQSYTAKLSAIFTVDQLNFAFSKDYYVGYQHASFVHEFLINELHLDASKLRSYSTIEEYHDAMCRGGKKGGIDAIYGEIPYMKLLINRYGSEYRIVGPTHKTDGFGFAFPMGSPLVSYFSRAILNVTQGATMNVIEQKNFGPGYPADQDSISQESPSLTAYNFGGLFIIILSAAMIALFCSKTSIGQRFTAMISNCCHRCSRFLNSSGKESRVHSLSYRDATGDSPSEEANESEENNRNVSHGPGEVREAEVDVADISARQGEVHESNRTNENAASAGTSEIQLSESSNMQQPESSSSENA comes from the exons ATGCAAAGTATCAAGAACGACCATCATATGTTCTTCTTGTTCACTTTGCTCTCCCTCATGTTTAGAGCCCAATCAGTTGCTGCAAGTAGTGAAATCCATGCAACTGCCCGGTCAACTTATTCCTCCATCAACATTGGTGCAGTTCTTGATTTAAATTCACCCATGGGCACCATGATAGATTTATGCATGTCCATGGCACTGTCAGACTTCTATTCAATTCATTCAAATTACAAAACAAGGCTATTTCTCCACACTGCGAGTGCTGAGGAGGAGCTAGACGTGGCTTCTGCAG TTCTAGAAATGCTGAAGAATCAAGAAGTGCATGGTGTCCTGGGGCCGGAATGGTCAAAGGAAGCTACGTTTGTTGTAGAACTTGGAGCAAGGGCTCATGTACCTGTTATTTCCTTCACAGCGAAAAACCGTGCTTTTTCTCGTTCACCGAGCCCTTACTTTGTTCGGACAACTCCAGATGACTTGTACCAAGTCAAAAGTCTCACGGCCATTTGCCAAGGATTTGAGTGGCATGAAGTAGTTATTCTATACGAGGACACTGAGGATGGAAATCTATTCGTTTCTAAGCTAAATAAAGCATTCCAAGAAGTTGATATTCAGCTCTCATACATAAGTGCAATATCCACATCAGCTGAGGACGTTTATATTACAAAAGAACTCAGCAAGCTGATGACAAAACAAACCAGGGTATTCCTGGTGCACATGAATATTTTACTTGGGAACAGGCTCTTTGACCTTGCAAGAAAAGCCGGAATGATGAGTGAAGGATATGCCTGGCTCATTACCGATAGTTTGTCCAACTCTTTAACTTCTGTGGATACTTCTTCGATGGAAGGTGTTTTGGGGTTGAGGCCTCATGTACCCAAGTCCAAGAACCTGGACAATTTCAGGGCAAAGTGGAAGAGAAATGCACTCTTGAGGAAACCTCAAAGTGAAATAATGGAGTTAAATGTCTATGGTCTGTGGGCATATGACACAGTTTGGGCCCTTGCATTGGCCATCGAAAGAAGTCTCTCCCCTGGTTCTGATTTGCTGGAGTCAAGTCAAGGAGATAACAGAAGTGATATTTCAAATATAACAATCTCTCAGTTTGGCAGTAGGATATTGGCAGAACTCTTGTATACCAAATTTACAGGCCTGTGTGGAGAATTCAAGTTGGTTGATGGGCAACTACAGACCTCAGCCTTTGAGATAATTAATTTGATTGGAACAGGATATAGGACAGTTGGTTACTGGAGTCCTGATGGAGGAATATCCAGCAAATTAGCTTCAACAGGTGAGTCAACATACTCAACCTCCACAAAAGAACTTAGAGCTATTATGTGGCCTGGAGATACACTAGTAACCCCCAAGGGTTGGGCTATTCCCACTACTGGAAAGATTAAAGTTGGGGTTCCAAAGAAAAGTGAATTCACTGAGTTCACAAATATACAAAAAGATCCTGTGACAAATCAATTCAATTTCAGTGGGTTGTCTATAGATGTATTTCTTGCTTCTTTGAAGCTGTTACCTTTCAAGCTTGAATATGAGTTTATTCCTTATCTGAACACGAGTAGAGACCTTAACGGGAGCTATGATCACATGCTTCACAAAATACTTGACAAG ACTTATGATTTTGTGGTTGGAGATGTAACAATTTTGGCAAATCGATCCACATTCATCGATTTTACCCTCCCATATACTGAATCTGGAGTTGTTATGGTtgtgaaaaacaaaaagaacatAGACATGTGGACATTCCTGAAGCCTTTAAGATGGGACCTATGGCTGACTATAGTCTTGGCCTGCATTTTCATAGGATTTGTTGTCAGAATGTTGGAGCATCAGAGAAACAACACTAATACTGGCTCTTTGACACCGAATGAACAGCCATTTGGGTTATTCTTTTGGTTCCCTATTGCAGCTCTTGCCTTCCCTGAGA GGAATATGGTGGCAAACAAATGGTCAATGTTTGTCTTGGTTGTATGGCTATTCGTGGCATACATATTGATGCAGAGCTATACAGCTAAACTATCAGCAATTTTCACAGTTGATCAGCTGAATTTTGCTTTTTCTAAGGACTATTATGTCGGTTACCAACATGCTTCTTTTGTTcatgaatttttgattaatgAGCTCCACTTGGATGCCTCAAAGTTGAGGAGTTACTCAACCATTGAGGAATACCATGATGCTATGTGTCGAGGTGGCAAAAAAGGCGGCATTGACGCCATCTATGGCGAGATCCCTTACATGAAGCTCCTGATTAACAGATATGGTTCGGAGTACAGAATTGTAGGGCCAACACACAAAACGGATGGCTTTGGTTTT GCATTCCCTATGGGCTCACCACTGGTTAGTTACTTCTCAAGAGCAATCCTTAATGTAACACAAGGTGCAACCATGAATGTGATTgagcaaaaaaattttggaccGGGATATCCTGCTGATCAAGATTCAATCAGTCAAGAGAGCCCTAGTCTTACAGCTTATAATTTTGGAGGCCTCTTCATAATCATACTCTCAGCTGCCATGATTGCATTATTCTGCTCTAAGACCTCTATTGGACAAAGATTCACTGCCATGATATCGAATTGTTGCCACAGATGTTCAAGATTTCTGAATTCTAGTGGCAAAGAATCAAGAGTTCACTCGTTAAGCTACAGAGATGCCACAGGAGATTCACCCAGTGAAGAGGCTAATGAATCAGAGGAGAACAACAGAAATGTGTCACATGGACCTGGGGAAGTTCGCGAAGCTGAAGTTGATGTTGCAGATATTTCAGCGAGACAAGGTGAAGTTCATGAATCCAACAGGACAAACGAGAATGCTGCTTCAGCTGGTACCAGTGAAATTCAGCTATCTGAATCAAGCAACATGCAGCAACCTGAGTCAAGCAGTAGTGAAAATGCTTGA
- the LOC113694651 gene encoding glutamate receptor 2.5-like, protein MQSYTAKLSSIFTVDQLEFSFSEEYYVGHQHGSFTRDFLIIELHLNESKLRSYRRFEDYHDAMSRGSRKGGIDAIVVESPYMKLFLNRYGSEYRMAGRTYKTQGFGFAFPIGSPLVSYFSRAILNITQGPNMTIIEQKNLGPGYPSDSIDRDNPNLTAYNFGGLFIIICSAAIFSLFCSETSVGQRFTTTASHYGQRCCCSFPIFRGKESSVHSVSDTDATGESSSEEANEIQESKTNTSDRPEEVEVLESSSEDVSAREVEVPESTHTNMNI, encoded by the exons ATGCAAAGTTACACAGCGAAATTATCGTCAATTTTCACTGTTGATCAGTTGGAATTTTCATTTTCGGAGGAGTATTATGTCGGTCATCAGCATGGTTCTTTCACCAGAGATTTTTTGATTATTGAACTGCACCTGAACGAGTCAAAGTTGAGGAGCTACAGAAGATTCGAGGACTATCATGATGCTATGTCTCGAGGTAGCAGGAAGGGTGGTATTGATGCCATTGTTGTTGAGTCCCCTTACATGAAGCTTTTCCTGAACAGATATGGTTCTGAGTACAGGATGGCAGGGCGAACATACAAAACACAAGGCTTTGGTTTC GCTTTCCCAATTGGTTCTCCGCTGGTTAGTTATTTCTCAAGGGCAATCCTTAACATAACCCAAGGTCCCAACATGACTATAATTGAGCAGAAAAACCTTGGACCTGGATATCCCTCTGATTCAATTGATCGAGACAATCCAAATCTTACTGCATATAATTTTGGAGGCCTCTTCATAATCATCTGTTCAGCAGCCATATTTTCACTATTCTGCTCAGAGACCTCAGTTGGACAGAGATTTACTACTACGGCATCACATTATGGTCAAAGATGTTGTtgcagttttccaatttttagaGGCAAAGAATCAAGTGTTCATTCAGTAAGTGATACAGATGCCACAGGTGAGTCCTCCAGTGAAGAAGCTAATGAAATTCAGGAGAGCAAAACAAATACGTCTGACAGACCAGAGGAAGTTGAGGTACTTGAGAGCAGCAGTGAAGATGTTTCAGCGAGAGAAGTTGAAGTTCCCGAATCCACCCACACAAACATGAACATCTGA
- the LOC140009724 gene encoding glutamate receptor 2.8-like, giving the protein MAIKSLLLFALVFLLSLTSLVDSSNDTDETGLSSTYSSIRIGVVLDLDSPMGAMLDLCLSMAHSDFYSVHSNYQTRLSLHRKNAKGEFGVASAGGTSSFSLNFELLPAVESFRTQLMDVMSQIGLFSSKTGDEVQKQKIGKQTKNIRVLELLKNEEVHGVLVPESLTESAFVVELGARAHVPVISFTAEGQGFSHTKSSYFVRMSPDDLYQVKGLAAICQQFGWHNIVVIYEDNRHGNVFMSKLNKEFQEVDIRVGYSSAVSTSADDVYITKELKKLMAMQTRVFLVHMNTLLGYRLFNLARKAGMMTEGYAWLITDSFSNFLNSEDSSSLEGVLGIRHCVPKSKKLKDFQERWTKNALLMKPEIPVTDLNIYGLWAYDTV; this is encoded by the exons ATGGCTATTAAAAGCCTTCTTTTGTTTGCCCTTGTTTTCTTGCTTTCCCTCACGTCTCTAGTTGATTCGAGTAATGATACGGATGAAACTGGACTGTCATCAACTTATTCTTCCATCCGCATTGGTGTAGTTCTTGATTTGGATTCACCCATGGGAGCCATGTTAGACTTGTGCTTGTCGATGGCACATTCAGACTTCTATTCAGTTCATTCAAATTATCAAACAAGGTTATCTCTCCACCGCAAGAATGCCAAGGGGGAGTTTGGAGTGGCGTCTGCAGGTGGTActagttcattttctttgaattttgaattattgCCAGCGGTTGAATCTTTCAG GACACAGTTGATGGATGTAATGTCACAAATTGGTTTGTTTTCTTCTAAAACTGGTGATGAAGTGCAAAAACAAAAGATAGGTAAACAGACAAAGAATATCAGAG TTCTAGAATTGCTGAAGAATGAGGAAGTGCATGGTGTTTTGGTGCCAGAGTCGTTGACTGAATCTGCATTTGTTGTAGAACTTGGAGCAAGGGCTCATGTGCCTGTTATATCCTTTACTGCAGAGGGCCAAGGCTTTTCCCATACTAAGAGCTCTTACTTTGTTCGAATGTCTCCAGATGACTTATACCAAGTCAAAGGTCTCGCGGCCATTTGCCAACAATTTGGATGGCATAACATAGTCGTTATCTATGAAGACAATCGCCATGGAAATGTATTCATGTCTAAGCTAAATAAAGAATTCCAAGAAGTTGATATTCGTGTAGGATACTCGAGTGCTGTCTCTACATCGGCTGATGATGTTTACATTACAAAAGAACTAAAAAAATTGATGGCCATGCAAACCAGGGTATTCCTGGTGCACATGAATACATTACTCGGATATAGGCTTTTTAACCTTGCAAGAAAAGCTGGAATGATGACAGAAGGGTATGCCTGGCTCATTACTGATAGTTTCTCCAACTTCCTAAATTCTGAGGATTCTTCTTCTTTGGAAGGTGTATTGGGCATAAGGCATTGTGTACCTAAGTCCAAGAAGCTCAAGGATTTCCAAGAAAGGTGGACAAAGAATGCATTATTGATGAAACCTGAAATTCCAGTGACGGATCTAAATATCTATGGTTTGTGGGCATATGACACAGTCTGA